In one window of Planctomycetota bacterium DNA:
- a CDS encoding septation protein SpoVG family protein: protein MKITEVVVKLMDKPGDSLKAFCNIVLDNGFIIRDLKVMLGSQGLCVAMPSRMIMVPCPECRGHNPVFAQFCSACGCKLPNRSVTADARGRPELFTEIAFPVNKEFHSLITQKVLQAYETELRKAAPARGRPSQYSGWAAGAESV, encoded by the coding sequence ATGAAAATAACCGAGGTGGTTGTTAAATTGATGGACAAGCCGGGCGACAGCCTAAAGGCATTCTGCAACATCGTCCTGGACAACGGCTTTATTATCCGCGACCTGAAGGTGATGCTGGGCTCCCAAGGCCTGTGTGTGGCCATGCCCAGCCGGATGATTATGGTCCCGTGTCCCGAATGCCGGGGCCACAACCCGGTCTTCGCGCAATTCTGCTCCGCATGCGGGTGCAAACTGCCGAACCGGAGCGTAACGGCGGATGCCCGCGGCCGGCCGGAGCTCTTTACCGAAATCGCCTTTCCGGTTAACAAAGAATTCCACAGCCTGATTACCCAGAAGGTCCTCCAGGCCTACGAAACCGAACTAAGGAAAGCCGCGCCGGCGCGTGGCCGGCCCTCCCAATACAGCGGCTGGGCCGCCGGAGCGGAGAGCGTATAG
- a CDS encoding ATP-binding protein: protein MNSHTVSLRFSTSAELTRAVFQMLSHILKTVNLNESNRDRFMLAVGEAIDNAVIHGNKFSTEKYIEVEYLCQPKSIIFMVSDEGAGFEYQKHLDTPLEQFQAPKLIEKTMKFGSPGGLGLALIRKCCDEVIYTPPGNKLTFIKYLDNGKEAR, encoded by the coding sequence ATGAATTCTCATACCGTCTCCCTTCGCTTTTCCACCTCGGCTGAGCTGACCCGGGCCGTGTTCCAGATGCTCAGCCACATCCTCAAGACCGTCAATCTGAACGAGTCTAACCGGGACCGGTTCATGCTGGCCGTCGGCGAGGCCATAGACAACGCGGTCATCCACGGCAACAAATTCTCGACCGAAAAATATATAGAAGTGGAATACCTCTGCCAGCCCAAGAGCATCATCTTTATGGTGTCTGACGAAGGCGCCGGATTCGAATACCAGAAACACCTGGATACGCCGCTGGAGCAGTTCCAGGCGCCCAAGCTGATAGAGAAAACCATGAAATTCGGCTCGCCCGGCGGCTTAGGATTGGCCCTGATCCGCAAATGCTGCGATGAAGTGATTTACACGCCCCCGGGGAATAAACTTACCTTCATCAAGTATCTCGACAACGGAAAAGAGGCGCGCTAA
- a CDS encoding GAF domain-containing protein yields the protein MNNNESDLRLVNRLRLVSRIIGAIVALSGCLVLIGWFLDIPVLKSPHPSLITMKANTALCFLLIGIALYLLGRDRVYPALGGTLRSTLYAKRIAFICAFLITCIGLLSLGEYLFSVNLGIDQLLVVEPAGAVGTVHPGRMAPNTALNFILIGLALLLLDVETRRGYRPTQFLIAAEGIIALLALIGYSYNVSEFTGLASYTRMALNTMILFVLICFGVLFARPDLGLMSIFTSDSLGGKMARWIMPVAVFILFITGWLRLWGQRSGLYPGEFGTSIRLVADIIIFVVFLYVISKALHKADAERQSAKDELQASHDILEIKVQQRTAELRRLNRTLATLSKCNQTLVMATDEQQFTRDICRTVVELGGYRMAWVGYAQNNGQQKLNPVASAGYEDGFMEIIQRCWDDAETRHCPSYNAFQTGRPVITRDIGHISEYVAWRPEALKRGYASAISLPLIAQAKVFGMLNIYSSEPEVFDEPEVKLLSEMALDLGHGITTLRDLQEKKRVEKEMLFVSKIPSGNPNPIMCVDFNGILLYANQAGDSILSAKSQVGKMVSDKWRDWVNAVFESKAGREFEMELGNRVFSFVLTPVSEDNYVIVYGRDVTEQKKTQSQLFQAQKLESVGTLAGGIAHDFNNMIGAIKGYAELSLMDLSAVPNTAQAGTEKSNPVHEPSPCLPELTPKMQQGLGEYLRHIVTATDRAGVLTRQLLIFSRGHSSELQSLNLNETVANMLKMLNRLIGEDIKIETKLALDAAAVKADAGNIEQVLLNLVVNARDAMPTGGKITIKTENVAVDEKYCQLNIESRCGDFVILTVSDTGSGMSKEVLSHMFEPFFTTKPQGKGTGLGLSVVYGIVKKHNGWLNVYSEPAGTAYGKPKGIANSEPGQGSVFKIYLPVSAEKPQAKSDTRVIPVNQLRGKSEKVLVVEDDEGIRNLVTNALAKMNYQVFTAASGAEARTLFEKEKGVFHFILSDVVLPDTNGVELCDELSAKNKNVCVLLSSGYASRGAYSEQIRARNLPFIQKPYKLNELFKTIREMLEGKQ from the coding sequence ATGAACAACAACGAATCTGACCTGCGCCTGGTCAACCGGCTCCGGCTTGTTTCCCGCATCATCGGCGCCATCGTGGCCTTATCCGGATGCCTGGTGCTCATCGGCTGGTTCCTTGACATCCCGGTCCTGAAATCGCCCCATCCGTCCCTCATCACGATGAAGGCCAACACCGCGCTATGCTTCCTGCTTATCGGCATCGCGCTCTACCTCCTGGGCCGGGACAGAGTTTATCCCGCCCTTGGCGGGACTCTACGCTCCACACTCTACGCTAAACGCATCGCCTTTATCTGTGCCTTCCTCATCACCTGCATCGGCCTGCTCAGTCTGGGCGAATACCTCTTCAGCGTGAACCTGGGCATTGACCAGCTCCTGGTGGTTGAGCCGGCCGGCGCAGTCGGCACCGTGCACCCGGGCCGGATGGCGCCCAATACCGCGCTCAACTTCATCCTCATCGGGCTGGCCCTGTTGCTCCTGGACGTGGAAACCCGGCGCGGCTACCGGCCGACCCAGTTTCTTATTGCGGCTGAAGGAATAATCGCCCTCCTGGCCCTCATCGGCTACTCCTATAACGTCAGCGAATTCACCGGCCTGGCCTCATATACCAGGATGGCGCTCAATACGATGATACTCTTCGTCCTCATCTGTTTCGGCGTCCTCTTTGCCCGGCCGGACCTGGGCCTGATGTCCATCTTCACCAGCGACAGTTTGGGCGGCAAGATGGCCCGCTGGATTATGCCCGTTGCGGTCTTTATCCTCTTCATCACCGGCTGGCTCCGGCTCTGGGGCCAGCGCTCCGGCCTATACCCCGGTGAATTCGGCACCTCCATCCGGCTTGTGGCCGACATCATCATCTTTGTGGTCTTCCTCTATGTCATCTCCAAGGCGCTCCATAAAGCCGATGCCGAGCGTCAGTCCGCAAAGGATGAACTCCAGGCATCGCACGACATACTGGAAATCAAGGTCCAGCAGCGCACCGCGGAACTCCGGCGGCTCAACCGCACCCTGGCCACCCTGAGCAAATGCAACCAGACCCTGGTCATGGCCACTGACGAACAGCAATTCACCCGTGACATCTGCCGGACCGTTGTGGAGCTGGGCGGCTACCGGATGGCCTGGGTCGGCTATGCCCAAAACAACGGACAACAGAAATTAAATCCGGTTGCCAGCGCCGGTTATGAAGATGGCTTCATGGAAATTATCCAGCGCTGCTGGGATGATGCGGAAACCCGGCACTGCCCGTCCTATAACGCGTTCCAGACCGGCCGGCCGGTGATTACCCGGGATATCGGCCATATCTCGGAATATGTCGCCTGGCGGCCCGAGGCGCTCAAGCGCGGCTATGCCTCGGCGATTTCTCTGCCCTTGATTGCCCAAGCCAAGGTATTCGGAATGCTTAATATCTATTCTTCCGAGCCGGAGGTCTTTGACGAACCCGAGGTCAAACTCCTGTCCGAGATGGCCCTGGACCTGGGCCACGGCATCACCACCCTGCGCGACCTCCAGGAAAAGAAACGGGTTGAGAAAGAAATGTTATTCGTGTCTAAAATTCCCTCCGGGAATCCCAACCCGATTATGTGCGTTGATTTTAACGGAATTCTACTTTATGCGAACCAGGCCGGCGATTCAATATTGTCTGCAAAAAGCCAGGTAGGTAAAATGGTGTCCGATAAATGGCGCGACTGGGTTAATGCGGTGTTTGAATCAAAGGCCGGCAGGGAGTTTGAGATGGAACTTGGTAACCGCGTTTTTTCTTTCGTATTAACGCCTGTCTCAGAAGATAACTATGTTATTGTCTATGGCCGCGACGTCACCGAGCAAAAGAAAACCCAGTCCCAGTTATTCCAGGCCCAGAAACTGGAATCAGTCGGCACCCTGGCCGGCGGCATCGCCCACGACTTCAACAACATGATCGGCGCCATCAAGGGCTATGCCGAACTCTCCCTGATGGACCTGTCTGCCGTGCCGAACACGGCACAGGCAGGCACCGAGAAATCCAATCCGGTCCATGAACCCAGCCCCTGCTTACCCGAATTGACGCCCAAGATGCAGCAGGGGCTGGGTGAATACCTCAGGCACATCGTCACGGCAACAGACCGGGCCGGCGTTCTCACCCGGCAACTCCTTATCTTCAGCCGGGGCCACAGCTCCGAACTCCAGTCCCTCAACCTCAACGAGACAGTCGCCAATATGCTCAAGATGCTCAACCGGTTAATCGGCGAGGACATTAAGATAGAAACCAAACTGGCGCTTGACGCCGCGGCCGTCAAGGCCGACGCCGGCAATATCGAACAGGTCCTGCTCAACCTGGTGGTCAATGCCCGGGACGCCATGCCCACCGGCGGTAAGATTACCATCAAGACCGAGAACGTGGCCGTGGATGAAAAATACTGCCAACTCAATATCGAATCCCGTTGCGGCGATTTTGTCATTCTTACCGTCTCCGACACCGGCTCCGGAATGTCCAAGGAGGTCCTGAGCCATATGTTTGAGCCGTTCTTCACCACCAAGCCCCAGGGCAAAGGCACCGGACTGGGTCTGTCGGTGGTTTACGGCATCGTCAAGAAACACAACGGCTGGCTCAATGTCTATTCGGAACCCGCAGGGACCGCGTATGGCAAACCCAAAGGGATTGCAAACAGCGAACCGGGCCAGGGCAGCGTCTTCAAAATCTACCTGCCGGTCTCGGCTGAAAAACCGCAGGCCAAGAGCGATACCAGGGTTATTCCAGTCAACCAGCTCCGGGGCAAGTCCGAAAAGGTCCTGGTCGTCGAGGACGACGAGGGCATCCGCAACCTGGTTACCAACGCCCTGGCCAAGATGAACTACCAGGTCTTTACCGCGGCCAGCGGCGCTGAGGCCCGCACGCTCTTTGAAAAGGAAAAAGGCGTGTTCCACTTTATCCTGAGCGACGTGGTCCTGCCGGACACCAACGGGGTGGAACTGTGCGACGAGCTGTCCGCCAAAAACAAGAACGTCTGCGTGCTGTTAAGCAGCGGCTATGCCAGCCGGGGCGCCTACAGCGAGCAGATACGCGCGCGCAATCTGCCCTTTATCCAGAAACCCTATAAACTCAATGAACTGTTTAAGACGATTCGGGAAATGCTGGAGGGAAAGCAGTAG
- a CDS encoding response regulator has protein sequence MNHKILVVDDDSIMLDAISSILKPKGYLVTACANGEDALNKIKENSFELVLSDISMPGMSGLALLGEIKKLKPDLPVIMMTGSAELQYAIEAIRKGAFDFLIKPFAAEYLYYTIYKALEYHRLFRMENDYKASLENTVQQRTAELFLALKQLKGANRDMIQRLAMIAEYRDEHTGLHIKRISAYAEVMARAMDMPAEFVETISLTSMMHDIGKVGIPDYILLKEGSLTKDEFEIMTEHPNIGFNIFANSDHPILKMSSAIARHHHERFSGGGYPQGLKGDKIPIEARITNICDQYDALRSRRPYKPPFDHAKTVRIITQGDGRTDPTHFDPEVLKTFINIADKFQAVCDQCQ, from the coding sequence ATGAACCATAAAATACTGGTCGTGGACGACGATTCCATAATGCTGGACGCCATTTCGTCAATCCTCAAACCCAAGGGGTATCTGGTTACGGCCTGCGCTAACGGCGAGGACGCCCTGAATAAAATCAAGGAAAATAGTTTTGAACTGGTCTTGAGCGATATCTCCATGCCCGGCATGTCCGGCCTGGCCCTGCTGGGCGAAATCAAGAAACTCAAACCCGACCTGCCGGTGATAATGATGACCGGCTCAGCCGAACTCCAGTACGCCATAGAAGCCATCCGCAAGGGCGCCTTCGATTTCCTGATTAAGCCCTTTGCCGCCGAATACCTTTATTATACCATCTATAAGGCCCTGGAATATCACCGCCTGTTCAGGATGGAAAATGATTATAAGGCATCGCTTGAAAACACGGTTCAGCAGCGCACCGCGGAATTATTTTTGGCGCTCAAACAACTTAAAGGCGCCAACCGCGACATGATTCAGCGCCTGGCCATGATTGCCGAATACCGGGATGAGCATACCGGGCTGCACATCAAAAGAATCTCCGCCTATGCCGAGGTTATGGCCCGGGCTATGGATATGCCGGCTGAGTTTGTGGAGACGATTTCACTCACTTCTATGATGCACGATATCGGCAAGGTCGGCATCCCGGATTATATCCTCTTGAAAGAAGGTTCGCTGACCAAGGACGAATTTGAGATTATGACCGAGCATCCTAATATCGGTTTTAATATCTTTGCCAATTCAGACCATCCTATTTTAAAGATGTCGTCTGCAATTGCCCGGCATCACCATGAAAGATTTAGTGGCGGTGGATATCCCCAGGGACTAAAAGGGGATAAGATTCCCATAGAAGCCCGCATTACCAATATCTGCGACCAGTATGACGCCCTGCGCAGCAGACGGCCCTACAAGCCGCCCTTTGACCACGCCAAGACCGTGCGCATCATCACCCAGGGCGACGGCCGGACCGACCCAACACACTTTGACCCCGAGGTCTTAAAGACCTTTATTAATATAGCTGATAAATTTCAGGCGGTCTGCGACCAATGCCAGTAG